A genomic segment from Candidatus Zixiibacteriota bacterium encodes:
- a CDS encoding sigma-54 dependent transcriptional regulator — protein sequence MPNILVVDDKDSMRNMLTETLLEEGHRVDSAATGKKAVDLVRNKSYDLVLTDLKMPDIDGLQVLSEVKEVDSETAVILMTAYGTIEDAVTAMKMGAFDFVTKPFDTEHLCVLVGRALENRRMIAENTLLRQELFANSGIGNIIGKNEKMLEICRLMEKVAVSDASVLLQGESGTGKELFARAIHTMSLRKDKPYIAINCAAIPGELLENELFGSEKGAFTGAHARKMGKFEIAHTGTIFLDEIGDMDIALQAKLLRVLQQKNFERLGGTKTVDVDVRVIAATNMDLNELIRGKRFREDLYYRLSVFPIQIPSLRERPDDIHELADYFIDKYCREMRKPAKSLSRDAIKLLETYHWPGNVRELQNTVERAVILAEGKKITPDHLAIRLRRSGEIQLREGAGLKEIGAHAQAAAEKSAIMRVLKQVRNNKRKASQILKIDYTTLFDKIKRYEIEKSLSDEESPV from the coding sequence ATGCCAAACATCCTTGTGGTGGACGATAAAGACTCCATGCGCAATATGCTCACCGAGACTCTGCTTGAAGAAGGACATCGGGTAGACTCGGCAGCCACGGGCAAAAAGGCGGTGGATCTGGTTCGCAACAAATCTTACGATCTTGTACTCACCGATCTTAAGATGCCTGACATAGATGGATTGCAGGTGTTATCGGAGGTAAAAGAGGTGGACTCCGAGACGGCCGTGATTCTGATGACAGCGTATGGTACGATTGAGGACGCCGTGACGGCGATGAAGATGGGGGCATTCGATTTTGTTACCAAGCCGTTCGACACGGAGCATCTTTGCGTACTGGTAGGCCGGGCGCTCGAGAACCGTCGGATGATCGCCGAGAACACGCTGCTTCGCCAGGAGCTTTTCGCCAACAGCGGTATCGGCAATATCATTGGCAAGAATGAGAAGATGCTTGAGATATGCCGCTTGATGGAGAAGGTAGCGGTATCGGATGCGTCGGTTCTTCTCCAGGGAGAATCGGGAACGGGTAAGGAGTTATTCGCCCGGGCCATTCACACCATGTCTCTTCGCAAGGATAAGCCATATATAGCCATCAATTGCGCGGCCATCCCCGGGGAGCTTCTGGAGAACGAGTTGTTCGGTTCCGAGAAGGGAGCTTTCACGGGCGCTCACGCGCGCAAGATGGGTAAGTTCGAGATAGCCCATACCGGGACGATCTTTCTCGATGAGATCGGCGATATGGACATAGCTCTTCAGGCCAAGCTTCTTCGCGTCTTGCAGCAGAAGAACTTCGAGAGATTGGGCGGTACGAAGACGGTTGATGTCGATGTGCGCGTTATCGCGGCCACGAATATGGACCTCAACGAACTGATTCGCGGCAAGAGGTTCCGTGAGGATCTTTACTATCGCCTGTCCGTATTCCCGATTCAGATTCCATCGCTTCGCGAGCGTCCGGATGACATTCATGAGTTGGCGGATTATTTTATCGACAAGTATTGTCGCGAGATGCGCAAGCCGGCGAAGTCGCTTTCGCGTGACGCTATCAAGCTGCTTGAGACTTATCACTGGCCCGGTAATGTGCGCGAGCTTCAGAACACGGTGGAACGGGCGGTGATACTTGCCGAGGGCAAGAAGATCACCCCGGACCATCTGGCGATTCGTCTTCGTCGCTCGGGGGAGATTCAGCTTCGCGAGGGAGCCGGTCTCAAGGAGATTGGCGCGCATGCGCAGGCGGCGGCGGAGAAATCGGCGATTATGAGAGTACTCAAGCAGGTGCGTAACAACAAGCGCAAGGCTTCGCAAATTCTCAAAATTGATTACACTACGCTCTTTGACAAGATAAAGAGGTACGAGATCGAAAAGAGCTTGAGCGACGAGGAATCGCCGGTGTAG
- a CDS encoding thermonuclease family protein — protein MARASKKSNKLLRRLVIIAVLVVLILTVRLVEDIGFDRHPDDRFTIVRILDGDTVELLGGDRLRLLSIDTPEKDEPFYEEAKSLVGDLGLNRVAKIEYTSARRDRYGRLLGYLYIDSLFVNKAILENGLGYLYLFKDEDLRRPETSQLLAAQRRAMDRKIGVWSLPRRSEEYYIAKSGSFRLHRPGCSSVAELKEGTYRRFKTREEGLREGLSPCRNCKP, from the coding sequence ATGGCGCGAGCGTCTAAAAAAAGCAACAAGCTTCTGCGCCGTCTGGTCATAATCGCCGTTCTGGTGGTTTTGATCCTGACGGTTCGTCTGGTCGAGGATATCGGTTTTGACCGTCATCCGGATGACCGCTTTACCATCGTGAGAATACTCGACGGTGACACGGTGGAGTTGCTGGGGGGGGACCGGCTTCGTTTGCTGTCTATTGATACGCCCGAAAAGGACGAGCCATTTTATGAAGAGGCGAAGAGTCTCGTTGGCGACCTTGGTTTGAACCGGGTGGCGAAAATCGAGTATACATCGGCTCGAAGGGACCGGTATGGAAGGCTGCTGGGTTATCTTTATATCGACAGCCTTTTTGTAAACAAGGCGATTCTGGAGAACGGTCTGGGGTATCTTTATTTGTTCAAGGACGAGGATTTGCGGCGGCCGGAGACGAGCCAGCTTCTGGCGGCTCAGCGGCGGGCCATGGACCGGAAAATTGGGGTGTGGTCCTTGCCCCGGCGATCCGAAGAGTATTACATTGCGAAGAGCGGTTCGTTCCGGCTTCATCGACCGGGTTGTTCATCGGTAGCCGAGCTTAAAGAAGGCACTTACCGGAGGTTTAAGACGCGGGAGGAGGGTTTGCGGGAAGGCTTGTCGCCTTGCCGGAACTGTAAACCGTGA
- a CDS encoding SMC family ATPase, with protein sequence MRLISLEISNFRVIRNVSLTFPDKVIGIIGPNGAGKSSIIEAVAWALYGNQAARTGRDEIKSVFARPTDNCEVSLGFSINEEKYRVVRRLVGKSERAEVELYRGDSSESVGVNETKAYVGQLLGLDWRGFLSSFLARQQELNALSDLQPSKRRDHLAGMLGIERLDKAIQRVKEDTKLSQEKARFIENQLVDKVQVESRIAQLNGMISGLAEPVGKLQAELRAAEAEFKAVEKEFNEAQLKRERWTRLKAQIEANEQTLESLNEQADRYREEIQKLANDQGELQKLNERLVVFPEVKKQLESLREIKSRLAVRDDLMSRKKDMSDELAQLQEDVKKSEERIGGIRTKLGSFPADFEKILAEKKENLESAREAYSKIKAEATSLQKEADKLKSQLLSIEQLGPDSICDRCLRPFGEDYDGIRGHLGSELEKLQQEMKRLDGELVVRKKSGEELATEVTQLERVQRDIYQLNVDLKAVEKTRQLAAAAYEKTQMKLSEISAELKKYEGEVFDRSKFEALTVQAEQLEGIKQHSDQLKGGLVRLPVAQKGLEETGKRFADVEATLSQGRSELDTLGASEQEFMKVSERFNSVRDRLDKVKTDLMSKVKEKELHEKELESRLDQLKSYQKAAVELEQSRSAHYYGEKLARLFADFRQNLVAGIRPSLSEISSRLFGDMTDGKYTLVDLDEKYNLRIMDSGAYYGVDRFSGGEKDLANLCLRLAISLALTESAGLQRSFVILDEVFGSQDAQRKELILQAMAKLKSRFPQILLITHIEDVKDGVEEIIEVLPTGSGWSEVRVNGASV encoded by the coding sequence ATGCGTCTAATCTCTCTTGAAATCAGTAACTTTCGGGTTATCCGCAATGTCAGCCTGACATTTCCGGATAAGGTGATAGGTATAATCGGGCCGAACGGCGCCGGGAAGTCATCGATAATCGAGGCTGTCGCGTGGGCGCTCTATGGCAACCAGGCGGCACGTACCGGCCGCGATGAAATCAAGTCAGTGTTTGCCCGCCCGACCGATAACTGCGAGGTCAGCCTGGGCTTCTCTATTAATGAGGAAAAGTATAGAGTTGTCCGACGGTTGGTGGGCAAGTCGGAGAGGGCCGAGGTGGAGCTTTACCGGGGCGATTCATCGGAGTCGGTCGGTGTCAACGAAACCAAGGCGTATGTGGGTCAATTGCTCGGGCTGGACTGGCGTGGGTTTCTAAGCTCCTTTTTGGCAAGGCAGCAGGAGCTTAATGCCCTGTCGGATTTGCAGCCATCGAAACGACGCGACCATCTGGCGGGCATGCTCGGTATCGAACGGCTGGACAAGGCCATACAGAGGGTGAAGGAAGATACCAAGCTGAGTCAGGAGAAGGCGCGCTTTATAGAGAATCAACTGGTGGATAAAGTACAGGTAGAAAGCCGAATCGCGCAATTGAATGGAATGATTTCGGGTCTGGCGGAGCCGGTGGGGAAGCTCCAGGCTGAGTTGCGTGCTGCCGAAGCGGAATTCAAGGCGGTCGAGAAGGAGTTTAATGAAGCTCAGCTCAAGAGGGAGCGATGGACCCGCCTGAAGGCGCAGATTGAAGCTAATGAGCAGACCCTTGAGAGTCTGAATGAGCAGGCCGACCGTTATCGGGAAGAAATCCAGAAACTGGCAAACGACCAGGGCGAACTGCAGAAGTTAAACGAACGACTGGTGGTTTTCCCCGAAGTAAAGAAACAGTTGGAATCACTCAGGGAAATCAAGAGTCGGCTGGCAGTCAGAGATGATCTGATGTCGCGCAAGAAGGATATGTCTGACGAGTTGGCCCAACTGCAGGAGGATGTCAAAAAATCCGAAGAGCGCATCGGCGGCATAAGAACGAAGCTCGGTTCTTTTCCCGCTGATTTCGAAAAGATACTTGCGGAGAAGAAAGAGAATTTGGAATCGGCGCGAGAAGCGTACAGCAAGATAAAGGCGGAAGCGACATCATTGCAGAAAGAGGCCGATAAGCTGAAGTCACAGTTGTTGTCGATAGAGCAGCTTGGGCCGGATTCGATCTGCGACCGCTGCCTGAGACCGTTCGGTGAGGATTACGACGGTATCAGGGGACATCTCGGCAGTGAGTTGGAGAAGCTTCAGCAGGAAATGAAGAGGCTCGACGGTGAGTTGGTGGTTCGCAAGAAGTCGGGCGAGGAGTTGGCAACCGAGGTGACGCAGCTTGAGAGGGTACAGCGGGATATCTACCAACTGAATGTTGACCTTAAAGCGGTCGAAAAGACCAGGCAGTTGGCGGCGGCCGCGTATGAAAAAACGCAGATGAAGCTGAGTGAGATCAGTGCGGAACTCAAAAAATATGAAGGAGAGGTTTTTGACCGCAGCAAGTTTGAAGCGTTGACCGTTCAGGCCGAGCAATTGGAGGGAATCAAACAGCATAGCGACCAGTTAAAAGGCGGGCTGGTCCGGTTGCCGGTTGCACAGAAGGGTCTTGAAGAGACCGGTAAGAGATTCGCAGACGTTGAGGCGACTCTTTCGCAGGGGCGCAGTGAGTTGGATACTCTGGGGGCGAGCGAGCAGGAGTTCATGAAGGTGTCTGAGAGGTTCAATTCCGTTCGCGACAGGCTGGATAAGGTGAAAACGGATTTGATGAGCAAGGTTAAAGAGAAAGAGCTTCATGAAAAAGAGTTGGAAAGCAGGTTGGACCAGTTGAAGAGCTACCAGAAGGCTGCCGTTGAGCTGGAGCAGTCGAGGTCGGCACACTATTATGGTGAGAAACTTGCCAGGCTTTTCGCCGACTTCCGCCAGAATCTTGTTGCCGGAATCAGGCCGTCGCTATCAGAGATATCTTCGAGGTTATTCGGTGATATGACCGATGGTAAGTACACGCTGGTCGATTTGGACGAGAAATACAATTTGAGAATAATGGATAGCGGCGCTTATTATGGAGTTGACAGATTCAGCGGCGGGGAAAAGGACCTTGCTAATCTTTGTCTGCGCCTGGCTATTTCGCTGGCGCTGACCGAGTCGGCGGGTCTTCAGCGTTCATTCGTTATACTCGATGAAGTTTTCGGGTCTCAGGATGCTCAGCGGAAGGAACTTATACTTCAGGCGATGGCGAAGCTCAAAAGTCGGTTTCCGCAGATTTTGCTGATTACGCATATCGAAGATGTCAAGGACGGGGTGGAAGAGATTATCGAGGTTTTGCCGACCGGCAGCGGGTGGTCAGAGGTGAGGGTGAATGGCGCGAGCGTCTAA
- a CDS encoding site-2 protease family protein, with product MSQTEQNNKINTISRLLEDLFEVGAIYEQADHLVINLSNRFDKETSIKLVSDRLELAGYTFKISDNNGELYIRIDPKARLKIPTINIVLFLVTLLTVYVVPVLYLQSEVAYYSYRWNAGILPGEDLSAWESLKITIVSFPDTMVRTLDALAHGAGIQFTLAMISILFVHEMGHFVASRRRKIITSWPYFIPAPNIIGTFGAIIKAKSPFWNRRDLIEVGAAGPIAGWLVAIAWLWYGLSRSVLLPQDVARVGDYPFYLYGESLLMRLSAITIVGQPPANFEYLLTEAAFAGWVGLLVTAINLLPIGQLDGGHIIYGLGRRWQYYFGMAAMGALLVMGYYSPIWWVFAAFGLIFGVKHPPTLNDYKKPGGVATGMGILALIVLVISFTPIPFGL from the coding sequence ATGTCACAGACTGAACAGAACAACAAGATTAACACCATTTCAAGGCTTCTCGAAGATTTGTTCGAGGTCGGCGCCATCTACGAACAGGCCGACCATCTCGTCATCAACCTGTCCAACCGCTTTGACAAAGAGACCTCGATAAAACTCGTTTCCGACCGGCTGGAACTGGCCGGCTATACTTTCAAAATATCCGACAACAACGGCGAACTGTATATAAGAATCGATCCGAAAGCCCGCCTTAAGATTCCGACCATTAACATTGTCCTGTTCTTGGTTACATTGCTTACGGTCTATGTGGTGCCTGTTCTCTACCTCCAGTCAGAAGTTGCCTATTACAGCTATCGCTGGAACGCAGGAATCCTGCCCGGCGAGGATCTCTCTGCGTGGGAGAGTTTGAAAATCACGATCGTTTCGTTTCCTGACACCATGGTGCGCACGCTGGATGCTCTTGCCCACGGGGCCGGCATCCAATTCACACTAGCCATGATATCCATCCTGTTCGTTCATGAGATGGGACATTTCGTTGCCAGCCGCCGTCGCAAGATTATAACTTCGTGGCCCTATTTCATCCCAGCGCCGAACATCATTGGTACTTTCGGGGCAATCATAAAAGCGAAGTCACCATTCTGGAATCGCAGAGACCTCATTGAGGTGGGGGCGGCAGGACCCATCGCCGGTTGGCTGGTAGCTATTGCCTGGCTTTGGTATGGACTTTCTCGGTCAGTGTTGCTTCCACAGGATGTTGCGCGGGTGGGCGACTATCCCTTTTACCTATACGGGGAATCATTACTGATGAGACTGTCAGCAATCACTATTGTCGGCCAACCGCCAGCGAACTTCGAGTACCTACTAACAGAGGCTGCTTTCGCCGGCTGGGTGGGATTGCTGGTAACAGCCATCAATCTTTTGCCGATAGGACAGCTAGACGGCGGCCACATCATATACGGGTTAGGACGACGCTGGCAATACTACTTTGGGATGGCGGCGATGGGAGCACTCCTCGTCATGGGTTATTACTCGCCGATCTGGTGGGTCTTCGCCGCTTTCGGATTGATCTTCGGCGTGAAGCATCCTCCGACACTGAATGATTACAAAAAACCCGGTGGAGTGGCCACTGGGATGGGAATACTCGCGCTGATAGTTCTCGTGATTTCGTTTACACCGATACCTTTTGGTTTGTGA
- a CDS encoding HD domain-containing phosphohydrolase translates to MVNSRQTNIVVVDDEKYICGIITEALSSEPYNVVSFCDPSQCLEHIENNAVDLVLTDLVMGDHSGIQVMERTHAHHPDAIVILMTAHPTVQTAISVLKKGAYDFLVKPFKLDILKAAIERGLEHQRVRRDVVNLKGQIEFLKVANAAVAEENMTSFLKLVVESCKKELSAQAVCITELDPETGEVVTEFCDCEREECLEALAEESKQRSLKSGSLNRPLIRRELVECHGKPATKIFISQPISIRGHLHGIIDLLLVRRFDELTRGQLDVLTILSNAAASAIANSRLYKNLERSYLEAIRGLANAIEARDEYTAGHTDRVGRLAELIAEEMGWTKGRISSLQMGCTLHDIGKIGVPDSILNKPASLTDEERFRMQQHPEVGLKIISEIDLFRPAIPYIMAHHEWYDGSGYPGGLRGDDIPIEGRLLAVADTFDAIMSDRPYRKGRSFETAISELVKYSGSQFDPVVVQIFFEVVRKGKVNFREMYGHTEDVSSIEEILTNQKVSV, encoded by the coding sequence ATGGTAAACAGCCGCCAGACGAATATCGTCGTCGTCGATGATGAGAAGTATATCTGCGGTATCATCACCGAAGCACTTTCTTCAGAGCCATACAACGTGGTTTCGTTTTGTGATCCTTCTCAGTGTCTGGAACACATCGAGAATAACGCCGTGGATCTGGTTCTGACCGATCTGGTTATGGGGGACCATTCGGGTATCCAGGTGATGGAGCGCACGCACGCGCATCATCCCGACGCCATAGTGATCCTTATGACGGCTCATCCGACGGTTCAGACGGCTATATCGGTGCTTAAGAAAGGCGCTTACGATTTTCTGGTTAAGCCTTTCAAGCTGGATATTCTCAAGGCCGCCATTGAGCGCGGTCTGGAGCACCAGAGGGTGAGGCGCGATGTAGTCAATTTGAAGGGACAAATCGAGTTTCTCAAGGTGGCCAACGCGGCGGTGGCTGAAGAGAACATGACGAGTTTTCTCAAGCTGGTCGTTGAATCGTGCAAGAAGGAACTATCGGCGCAGGCGGTGTGCATAACGGAGCTCGACCCGGAGACGGGCGAGGTGGTAACGGAGTTCTGTGATTGTGAGCGCGAAGAGTGTCTTGAGGCGCTGGCGGAGGAATCGAAGCAACGTTCTTTGAAGTCCGGAAGTCTCAATCGTCCGCTAATCCGGCGGGAGCTGGTGGAATGTCATGGCAAGCCGGCGACCAAGATATTCATATCACAGCCGATATCCATCAGGGGGCATCTTCACGGTATAATTGATTTGCTGTTGGTGCGGCGGTTTGACGAATTGACGCGCGGACAGCTCGATGTGCTCACGATATTGAGCAACGCGGCGGCGTCGGCAATAGCCAACAGCCGTCTTTACAAGAACCTCGAACGTTCTTATCTGGAGGCTATTCGGGGATTGGCCAACGCGATTGAAGCGCGCGACGAATATACGGCCGGCCATACCGACAGAGTCGGCCGACTGGCGGAATTGATTGCCGAGGAGATGGGCTGGACCAAGGGCAGGATATCAAGTCTGCAGATGGGTTGCACGCTGCACGACATCGGCAAAATCGGAGTGCCGGATTCAATACTCAACAAGCCGGCATCGCTTACCGACGAAGAACGGTTCAGAATGCAGCAGCATCCCGAAGTGGGCCTGAAGATCATCAGCGAAATCGACCTTTTCCGTCCGGCGATTCCGTATATCATGGCGCACCATGAGTGGTATGATGGTTCGGGCTATCCCGGCGGTCTCAGGGGTGATGATATTCCGATAGAGGGACGGCTGTTGGCGGTCGCGGATACGTTCGACGCGATTATGTCGGATCGTCCTTATCGCAAAGGCCGCAGCTTTGAGACCGCGATTTCGGAGCTGGTCAAGTACAGTGGTTCGCAATTCGATCCGGTGGTAGTCCAGATATTCTTTGAGGTCGTTAGAAAGGGGAAGGTTAATTTCAGAGAGATGTATGGTCACACGGAGGATGTATCGAGCATCGAAGAGATTCTCACAAACCAAAAGGTATCGGTGTAA
- the lipA gene encoding lipoyl synthase yields MSDLQRKPSWLRVKAFSGSEFDHVSHLLKEHRLNTVCQAANCPNRGECFNRGTATFLILGPVCTRNCRFCDINPGQPAPRDADEPYRVAQVAKELELKYVVVTSVTRDDLPDGGAGHFAEVVRLLRAEVPGVKVEILTPDFLGKVGAADTIVASAPDVFNHNVETVPALYSEVRPQASYKSSLALLKYVADNSGIVTKSGLMVGLGETFDELKEVFGDLANNNVSILTIGQYLAPSKAHYPVRKYLHPDEFAQLKEMAEASGIPKVLSAPLVRSSYLADMFSA; encoded by the coding sequence ATGAGTGACTTACAGAGAAAACCATCGTGGCTTCGGGTGAAGGCTTTTAGTGGGAGCGAGTTTGACCACGTGAGTCATCTTCTGAAAGAGCACCGGCTCAACACGGTGTGTCAGGCTGCGAATTGTCCTAACCGCGGTGAGTGCTTTAATCGTGGGACGGCGACATTTTTGATTCTCGGGCCCGTTTGCACGCGCAATTGCCGGTTTTGCGATATTAATCCGGGACAGCCTGCGCCGCGGGATGCTGACGAGCCGTATCGGGTGGCCCAGGTGGCGAAAGAGCTTGAGTTAAAGTATGTTGTCGTTACGTCGGTTACCCGCGATGACCTGCCTGATGGCGGGGCGGGGCATTTCGCGGAAGTGGTGAGATTGTTAAGAGCGGAGGTCCCGGGTGTGAAGGTGGAAATACTCACGCCCGACTTTCTGGGTAAAGTGGGGGCCGCCGACACGATTGTAGCTTCGGCTCCGGATGTGTTTAATCATAATGTGGAGACGGTGCCGGCTCTTTACAGCGAAGTGAGGCCGCAGGCGAGTTATAAATCGTCGCTGGCCCTTTTGAAATATGTCGCTGACAATTCGGGTATTGTGACGAAGTCCGGGTTGATGGTCGGGCTGGGGGAGACCTTTGATGAGTTGAAAGAGGTGTTCGGGGATCTCGCCAATAATAATGTTTCAATCTTAACCATTGGTCAATATCTGGCTCCATCGAAGGCTCATTATCCGGTCAGGAAATATCTTCATCCGGATGAGTTTGCCCAATTGAAAGAGATGGCTGAAGCATCGGGGATACCGAAGGTCCTGTCGGCTCCACTGGTCAGATCATCTTATCTGGCCGATATGTTTTCCGCTTAA
- a CDS encoding dockerin type I repeat-containing protein — protein MSHPTKVLTTAVLALLFTAQPALSTDRKPVIQKVHTDSLENMTQIRLKSYRDETPVREIRTVEHPSYHLTGWVNGNELYKGYIDPSASCENPYPFRVTEISMPMYFSSSSRMYVSVDIEDVYNPTPGCPWPGAVLAISVDYELYIPEPGYYDIWIPLDTPIVVNGPFFAGFFIGSTVNPDAGAALLTSDDPTALCRSYEIWDEQIGFIDLLNNSVFNFPGQLAIGAAGIPQQLLPQQPPPQITILSPNDSDKLLGSGYIWAYESSGSNIIDYVSFEYSTGNGFVEIGRDYDGSSKLRNDADATGDGDGYSQIWNFANLKEGNYLLRVTAVDTLGRTASEQISVYVEPSPPLAQIISFEDGSDICDQTTILMSCSNRDMSHVSLYIKEADLEYSAGMVPLQKQNFPTYYSGPMAAAQAIQLWNNRGYTSLMSDGGNDTSLDELVEQMAARFKTPENQGTIDELLFSGLCRFSHEHGDALRIEPVRYPDYAVIRKAVEEQEKAVLIAISGTSGSWLAVDGFSGWLQPGSTYLVSVCSPASGAVEVIPVRQLKTRSEIFFEDSWHAIDLMVSIGAADWQVQRIMIGQDNDASDGWSLPWSPSDLVPDTRYFIRAEGIDGSGSKCASTTIVNYDCSNTFGQGDYDHDGNSNLIDLVYLTDFVTNDGDAPAGGAWRGDANGDTYVNITDLVYYLNYLYGMAGPPRY, from the coding sequence ATGTCGCATCCTACGAAAGTACTCACCACCGCCGTCCTGGCTTTACTGTTTACAGCCCAACCGGCTCTCTCCACCGATCGCAAGCCGGTAATCCAAAAAGTTCATACCGACAGCCTCGAAAACATGACTCAAATCCGTTTGAAATCCTATAGAGACGAAACACCGGTTCGCGAAATACGGACCGTCGAACATCCCTCATACCACCTCACCGGCTGGGTTAACGGCAACGAACTCTACAAAGGCTACATAGATCCTTCCGCCTCCTGCGAGAATCCCTATCCCTTCCGCGTCACGGAAATCAGCATGCCCATGTACTTTTCCTCATCCTCCAGAATGTACGTCTCGGTCGACATTGAAGATGTCTACAATCCCACTCCAGGATGCCCCTGGCCAGGAGCCGTGCTGGCGATATCGGTCGATTACGAACTCTATATCCCCGAACCTGGCTATTACGATATCTGGATTCCGCTGGACACACCGATTGTCGTCAACGGTCCCTTCTTCGCCGGTTTCTTCATCGGAAGCACCGTAAACCCCGATGCTGGCGCCGCCCTGCTGACCTCCGATGATCCGACTGCCCTGTGCCGTTCGTACGAAATTTGGGACGAACAAATCGGCTTTATCGACTTGCTCAACAACAGTGTCTTCAATTTCCCCGGTCAGTTGGCTATCGGCGCGGCCGGTATTCCACAGCAATTGCTGCCTCAACAGCCGCCGCCACAAATCACCATTCTCTCCCCCAATGACAGCGACAAACTGCTTGGCAGCGGTTACATCTGGGCGTACGAATCCTCCGGCTCAAACATTATCGACTACGTATCGTTCGAGTACTCAACCGGAAACGGGTTTGTCGAAATCGGCCGCGACTATGATGGCTCCTCCAAATTACGAAACGATGCAGACGCTACGGGCGACGGCGACGGTTACAGCCAGATATGGAACTTCGCGAACCTCAAAGAAGGTAACTACCTGCTCAGGGTCACGGCCGTCGATACTCTGGGTAGAACCGCGTCTGAACAGATATCCGTTTATGTAGAGCCATCTCCGCCTCTCGCTCAGATTATCTCCTTTGAAGATGGATCCGATATTTGTGACCAAACAACAATTTTGATGTCTTGCTCCAACAGGGATATGTCCCACGTGAGTCTGTATATAAAAGAAGCCGATCTCGAATACTCGGCCGGAATGGTACCACTGCAAAAACAGAACTTCCCGACCTACTACAGCGGTCCAATGGCCGCCGCCCAAGCCATTCAACTGTGGAACAACCGCGGCTATACATCGCTGATGTCCGACGGCGGAAATGATACCTCTCTCGATGAACTGGTCGAGCAGATGGCCGCCCGGTTTAAGACACCGGAAAATCAAGGGACCATCGATGAACTCCTTTTCAGCGGCCTGTGCCGGTTCAGTCATGAACACGGCGACGCTCTCAGGATAGAACCCGTCAGATACCCGGACTATGCCGTAATACGAAAAGCAGTTGAAGAGCAGGAAAAGGCTGTTCTTATCGCCATCAGTGGAACATCGGGTAGCTGGCTGGCAGTCGATGGGTTCAGCGGATGGCTTCAGCCCGGCAGCACCTACCTTGTCTCTGTTTGCAGCCCGGCAAGCGGCGCAGTCGAAGTCATACCCGTCCGCCAGCTCAAAACCAGGAGCGAAATCTTTTTCGAAGATTCCTGGCACGCGATCGACCTCATGGTCTCGATTGGCGCGGCTGACTGGCAGGTGCAACGGATTATGATCGGGCAGGACAACGACGCCTCCGATGGGTGGTCGCTGCCATGGTCCCCATCTGATCTCGTACCGGACACGAGATATTTCATCCGGGCCGAGGGAATCGATGGCTCCGGGAGCAAGTGCGCCTCAACTACGATTGTAAATTACGATTGTTCGAATACATTCGGTCAGGGAGATTATGATCACGACGGCAACTCCAATCTCATAGATCTTGTCTATTTGACCGATTTTGTGACAAATGACGGTGATGCTCCTGCTGGGGGTGCGTGGCGGGGGGATGCCAACGGAGACACCTATGTCAACATCACGGACCTTGTCTACTATCTCAACTACCTTTATGGTATGGCGGGACCTCCGCGCTATTAA